The following coding sequences are from one Methanohalophilus halophilus window:
- a CDS encoding ATPase domain-containing protein, translating into MKPNEADEVQNTIYPFPIERDEFNDKLGKGFPTGSLIVLEGGSGQGKSTITQRIAYGLIENDTNVTFISTQMTTKGFINQMYSLDYPIAQHLLKNRLLYIPVIPLVKAAKSRLDFIERLMSAEELFNNDIIVIDTISALIKYSANSEKSLELISFFKKLNGMGKVIILTVESGQLEEELNAMFRSSSDIYMTLKSKTMGSEVKRTLIVNKFTGAKGKVGQLIGFRIEPKVGLVVEIASVA; encoded by the coding sequence TTGAAACCTAATGAGGCTGATGAAGTGCAAAACACCATATATCCTTTCCCAATAGAAAGAGATGAATTCAATGATAAGCTCGGGAAAGGATTTCCCACGGGTTCTCTCATCGTCCTGGAAGGCGGAAGTGGCCAGGGAAAAAGCACCATCACCCAGAGAATTGCCTATGGTCTTATTGAAAATGATACAAATGTGACCTTCATCTCCACACAGATGACCACCAAGGGGTTTATCAACCAGATGTATTCCCTGGATTATCCCATAGCACAGCATTTGCTCAAAAACAGGCTGCTGTATATTCCTGTAATTCCTCTGGTAAAGGCCGCAAAATCCCGTCTTGATTTTATTGAAAGACTTATGTCGGCAGAGGAATTGTTCAATAATGATATCATAGTTATCGATACGATCTCAGCTCTTATCAAATACAGTGCAAACAGCGAAAAAAGCCTGGAACTCATCTCCTTTTTCAAAAAACTAAACGGGATGGGGAAAGTGATTATCCTGACAGTTGAAAGTGGCCAGCTTGAAGAAGAGCTCAATGCGATGTTTCGCTCATCCTCGGATATTTACATGACATTAAAATCAAAGACAATGGGCTCGGAAGTGAAAAGAACACTGATCGTGAACAAGTTTACGGGAGCAAAAGGTAAAGTGGGACAGCTTATCGGTTTCAGGATAGAGCCCAAAGTAGGCCTGGTCGTGGAAATTGCTTCAGTTGCATGA